One Vigna unguiculata cultivar IT97K-499-35 chromosome 7, ASM411807v1, whole genome shotgun sequence genomic region harbors:
- the LOC114190050 gene encoding probable glutamate carboxypeptidase AMP1 — translation MLQSRLKPVTAFAAKPSPLVAFVTVIVIGVVGFYSLHFPFRSAASLDASRFDHVFLSSSSNATISSYLRALTVHPHLAGTKPASLTARYVLNHFTGLGFRTTTARYRPLLSYPLRSSLSAHFSDGSSLEFRLGEGEGNGEVVAPYHAYSPSGSAWAAAVFVNYGREEDFRLLAAAGVGVAGCVAVARSGGGVGRGAVVEAAERHGAAAVVVFGDGDTWPRGFERGHVMRGGIGDPLSPGWGGVDGGESLGLDDNEVLRRFPKIPSMPLSSEAAERILASLGGAPLPLDWRGTLKSSKVRNVGPGPTILNFTYQGEMKVATIENVFAIIKGREESDRYVLLGNHRDAWTYGAVDPNSGTAALLDIARRYAILLRLGWTPRRTIILCSWDAEEFGMIGSTEWVEQNLVNLRSKAVAYLNVDCAVQGPSFFAGSTPQLDDLLLDIIKKVKDPDSDEGTTIYQNWAAGGGKSNIQRLGRVDSDFAPFVQHAGVPSIDMYYGKDYPVYHTAFDSYNWMTEFGDPFFQRHVAVTGIWGLLALRLADDSIIPFNYVSYADQLQVYNDKLSNLLDKQISLHPLTASIQEFASAAKEANEESEKLRLQENSDHFVNMKIRALNDRLMLAEKGFLDVDGLRGRQWFKHLVFGPPRDQESKLDFFPGIADSMSEMFKMSEKERLAAIQHELWRVARAIQRAASALRGDLA, via the exons ATGCTTCAGTCTCGGTTAAAACCTGTAACGGCATTCGCGGCGAAGCCGTCACCGTTGGTGGCTTTCGTAACGGTAATCGTCATTGGAGTGGTGGGGTTTTATTCCCTGCATTTCCCTTTCCGTTCCGCCGCTTCCCTCGACGCCTCGCGCTTCGACCACGTGTTCCTCTCGTCCTCCTCCAACGCCACGATCTCCAGCTACCTGCGCGCGCTCACCGTGCACCCTCACCTCGCAGGAACAAAACCCGCCTCCCTAACCGCGCGCTACGTGCTCAACCACTTCACCGGCCTCGGGTTCCGAACCACCACCGCGAGGTACCGCCCGCTGTTGTCGTACCCGCTGCGCTCGTCGCTCTCGGCGCATTTTAGTGACGGTTCGAGTTTGGAGTTTCGGTTGGGGGAGGGAGAGGGGAACGGGGAGGTGGTGGCGCCGTACCACGCGTACTCGCCGTCGGGGTCGGCGTGGGCGGCGGCGGTGTTCGTGAACTACGGGCGGGAGGAGGACTTCCGGTTGCTGGCGGCGGCGGGGGTGGGGGTGGCGGGGTGCGTGGCGGTGGCCAGGAGCGGCGGTGGAGTGGGGCGTGGGGCGGTGGTGGAGGCGGCGGAGAGGCATGGTGCGGCGGCGGTGGTGGTGTTCGGGGATGGGGATACGTGGCCCCGGGGTTTTGAGAGGGGACACGTGATGAGAGGGGGGATTGGGGACCCGCTGAGTCCTGGGTGGGGTGGGGTTGATGGCGGCGAGAGTTTGGGTTTGGATGATAATGAAGTTTTGAGAAGGTTTCCTAAAATTCCTTCCATGCCTTTGTCTTCTGAGGCTGCTGAGAGGATCTTGGCCTCACTTGGTGGAGCTCCTCTGCCCTTGGATTGGAGGGGTACCCTAAAGTCCTCCAAGGTTAGGAATGTTGGTCCTGGCCCCACCATCCTCAACTTCACTTATCAG GGAGAAATGAAAGTGGCCACCATTGAAAACGTTTTTGCCATTATCAAGGGACGGGAAGAATCTGATCGCTATGTTCTGCTTGGGAACCATAGAGATGCATGGACATATGGTGCTGTTGACCCCAACAGTGGGACAGCTGCCCTACTTGACATTGCTCGTAGATATGCTATTCTATTGCGTTTGGGGTGGACTCCACGGAGGACCATCATTCTATGCAGTTGGGATGCAGAGGAATTTGGAATG ATAGGATCCACAGAGTGGGTTGAACAAAACCTTGTTAATCTTCGTTCAAAAGCTGTAGCATACCTTAATGTAGACTGTGCTGTTCAAGGGCCTAGTTTCTTTGCTGGCTCAACTCCTCAGCTAGATGATCTCCTTCTCGATATCATCAAAAAG GTCAAGGATCCTGACTCTGATGAGGGTACAACGATTTATCAGAATTGGGCAGCTGGTGGTGGAAAATCTAAT ATTCAAAGGCTGGGTAGAGTTGATTCTGATTTTGCTCCATTTGTGCAACATGCAGGGGTTCCATCTATTGATATGTATTATGGAAAAG ATTATCCTGTCTATCACACTGCTTTCGACTCCTACAACTGGATGACAGAGTTTGGAGATCCATTCTTTCAGCGCCATGTTGCTG TTACTGGAATTTGGGGGCTTCTAGCCCTTCGCCTTGCTGATGATTCCATTATACCTTTCAATTATGTGTCTTATGCGGATCAGTTACAG GTGTACAATGACAAATTGAGCAACTTGTTAGACAAGCAAATTTCTCTACATCCACTAACTGCGTCGATTCAAGAATTTGCTTCTGCTGCCAAAGAAGCTAATGAGGAATCAGAG AAACTGAGACTGCAAGAAAATTCAGATCATTTTGTGAATATGAAGATACGAGCATTGAATGATAGACTAATGCTTGCGGAAAAAGGCTTCTTGGATGTTGACGGACTTCGAGGAAGACAATGGTTCAAGCATCTT GTTTTTGGGCCTCCCAGAGACCAAGAAAGCAAGTTGGATTTCTTCCCTGGAATCGCTGACTCTATGTCCGAGATGTTTaaaatgagtgaaaaagaaaggTTGGCTGCTATTCAGCATGAGCTTTGGAGGGTTGCCAGAGCTATTCAAAGAGCTGCTTCAGCACTAAGAGGAGATTTGGCCTAA